A genomic segment from Candidatus Paceibacterota bacterium encodes:
- the rpsO gene encoding 30S ribosomal protein S15, with the protein MLTKTKKQKIIKDVKVHATDTGSPEVQVSLITKRIEELAKHLKKHQKDNHSRRGLLQLVADRQSHLKYLQKKSLKRYETLIKKLDLKKAK; encoded by the coding sequence ATGTTAACAAAGACAAAAAAGCAGAAAATCATCAAAGACGTCAAAGTCCACGCTACAGACACTGGCTCTCCAGAAGTGCAGGTTTCTTTGATTACAAAGCGTATTGAAGAGCTTGCTAAGCACCTCAAAAAACATCAAAAAGACAACCACTCTCGCCGTGGACTACTCCAATTAGTGGCTGATCGGCAATCACATCTCAAATATCTTCAAAAAAAGAGCCTAAAACGCTACGAAACTTTGATTAAGAAGCTTGATCTGAAGAAGGCTAAATAA
- a CDS encoding YraN family protein, which produces MKQNKRISGGTKKMTDKKIVGVKGETIASNFLKRKGFEIIERNYLKKCGEIDIVAKLKNEETLHFVEVKTVIRETHVQKRVDTFRPEENVHTRKRQRLKRTIAYFLAEHFGKREVSWQFDVLVVYLDSFEKSAKAVFMKNIIL; this is translated from the coding sequence ATGAAACAAAATAAAAGAATATCAGGAGGCACCAAAAAGATGACAGACAAAAAGATTGTCGGGGTAAAGGGGGAGACTATCGCCTCCAATTTCTTGAAAAGAAAGGGTTTTGAAATTATAGAGAGAAACTATTTAAAAAAGTGTGGGGAAATTGACATTGTGGCAAAGCTTAAGAATGAAGAAACCCTCCATTTTGTTGAGGTTAAAACAGTTATTCGTGAAACACATGTTCAAAAGAGGGTGGATACTTTTAGGCCAGAGGAAAATGTCCACACACGAAAAAGACAAAGATTAAAAAGGACAATCGCCTATTTTTTGGCTGAGCACTTTGGTAAAAGGGAGGTGTCTTGGCAATTTGATGTCCTGGTGGTTTATTTAGACAGCTTTGAAAAATCAGCTAAAGCGGTGTTTATGAAAAATATTATTTTATAA
- a CDS encoding RNHCP domain-containing protein, translated as MKKFKSKKEDFICEKCGINVVGDGYTNHCPECFWSKHVDINPGDRASECSGLMELVAVEGGVAEYILVHKCLLCDHIKRNKLSKKDNFSNLVKLVEKLAQKQADKDKGIGTTFVKS; from the coding sequence ATGAAGAAATTCAAAAGCAAAAAGGAAGATTTTATATGTGAAAAATGTGGGATCAATGTGGTGGGTGATGGCTATACAAACCATTGTCCCGAATGTTTTTGGAGTAAACATGTTGACATTAACCCCGGAGATAGGGCCTCAGAGTGTAGCGGTTTGATGGAACTGGTCGCTGTCGAGGGGGGTGTCGCTGAATACATCTTGGTCCACAAATGTCTACTTTGTGATCACATAAAAAGAAATAAACTTTCAAAAAAAGATAACTTTTCTAACTTAGTAAAATTAGTAGAAAAATTGGCCCAAAAACAGGCAGATAAGGACAAGGGTATTGGAACTACTTTTGTTAAAAGTTAG
- a CDS encoding TraR/DksA C4-type zinc finger protein, which translates to MTNDTSHFKEKLEKELATLETELKSVGQEDPKNIDGWNARKGDEDPIPGDRSEVADSLETLEENTAVVGQLEKQLHEVEKALEKIKKGAYGSCEICHQPIEADRLEANPSARTCKAHLKDL; encoded by the coding sequence ATGACAAACGACACCTCACACTTTAAAGAAAAATTAGAAAAGGAACTTGCCACTCTTGAGACAGAGCTTAAAAGCGTCGGCCAGGAAGATCCTAAAAACATAGACGGCTGGAATGCCAGAAAAGGGGATGAGGATCCTATCCCGGGAGACCGTAGCGAAGTAGCTGATTCTTTAGAAACACTAGAAGAAAATACCGCCGTAGTTGGACAACTCGAAAAACAGCTTCATGAAGTTGAAAAGGCTCTCGAAAAAATCAAAAAAGGGGCTTATGGCTCATGTGAAATATGTCACCAGCCAATTGAGGCTGACCGCCTTGAAGCCAACCCTTCAGCCCGTACCTGCAAAGCTCATCTCAAAGATCTCTAA
- a CDS encoding exodeoxyribonuclease III, which yields MNIGNPGTKFNFKKLRILCWNVNGIRAWHKKGHLEWLLKESPDIFCVQETKAHPEQLPEELRNPDGYHSYFDHSKGRKGYSGVAIFTKIKPDSVAYGIGVEELDQEGRFLGLFFGKLVIITTYFPNGGGGPARLDFKLRFYDAFLDYVQKLRKKGYSIVFCGDINTAHAEIDLARPKENVDNTGFLPIERAWLDRVVKAGYVDTYRHFNPIKTGAYTYWDMKTFARDRNVGWRIDYFFTSPDILGKVKKASILEDIYGSDHCPIELVLDFSSKTKGN from the coding sequence ATGAATATTGGTAATCCTGGAACAAAATTTAACTTCAAAAAACTACGTATTTTATGTTGGAATGTAAACGGGATTCGCGCTTGGCATAAAAAGGGCCACCTTGAGTGGCTGCTAAAAGAGTCCCCAGACATTTTTTGTGTTCAGGAAACAAAAGCTCACCCTGAACAATTACCCGAAGAACTTCGCAACCCAGACGGATATCACAGCTACTTTGACCACTCAAAAGGCCGAAAAGGATACAGCGGTGTGGCTATTTTTACCAAGATTAAGCCAGATTCAGTCGCCTACGGTATAGGAGTGGAAGAACTGGATCAAGAAGGGAGATTTCTAGGCCTATTTTTTGGAAAGCTAGTCATTATCACAACCTACTTCCCTAACGGAGGCGGTGGACCAGCAAGATTGGATTTCAAGCTGCGTTTTTATGATGCCTTTTTAGATTATGTTCAAAAATTGAGGAAAAAGGGTTACTCGATTGTCTTTTGTGGAGACATAAATACTGCACATGCAGAAATTGATTTGGCCCGTCCAAAAGAAAACGTGGACAACACCGGTTTTTTACCCATCGAGAGAGCTTGGCTTGATCGTGTAGTAAAAGCGGGGTATGTAGATACTTATAGACATTTCAATCCTATTAAAACAGGGGCCTACACATATTGGGACATGAAGACTTTTGCCCGAGATCGCAATGTGGGCTGGAGAATAGACTATTTTTTTACCAGTCCAGATATTCTTGGGAAGGTAAAAAAGGCTTCGATCCTCGAGGATATCTACGGATCTGATCATTGTCCTATAGAATTAGTTTTAGATTTCAGTTCTAAAACAAAAGGGAACTAG
- a CDS encoding CCA tRNA nucleotidyltransferase: protein MSLSLFEIPDGVSQITKTLKNAGFEAFLVGGCVRDLILGKKPKDWDVTTNATPEQIISLFPKTFYENSFGTVGVVTEMAEDPSLEIVEVTPYRLETVYSDFRHPDKVSFSQNLEDDLKRRDFTINALALDEGSDGKASRIVDLYNGQKDIRDHIIRCVGDGNERFSEDALRMLRAVRFLAELGFTINKETADALMLNVKLIQNIAFERIRDEFSKIIMSDEPMIGIIMAQKLGILRYIVPELEESIGVEQNQAHAFAVWEHLLRSLQHASDKKWPLEIRLAALFHDIGKPKSRRKSPETGEWTFYGHEVIGEKMTRKILERLKYPKKVVDQVTTLVRWHMFFSDTEKITHTAVRRMIRNVGQENIWNLMNLRICDRIGTGRPKENPYRFRKYKAMIDEVMRDPVSVGMLKIDGKRIMEVAKINPGPKVGYILNALLEEVLEKPALNTSEYLENMAKKLAILDDTELKKLSEKGKEKKEEIEEIELKKIHQKHHIE from the coding sequence ATGTCCCTATCTTTATTCGAAATCCCCGATGGTGTTTCACAAATAACCAAAACCCTAAAAAACGCAGGTTTTGAGGCGTTTTTGGTGGGGGGATGTGTTCGAGATCTCATTTTAGGTAAAAAACCAAAAGATTGGGATGTGACTACCAACGCCACACCTGAACAAATAATCTCTCTTTTTCCTAAAACATTTTATGAAAATTCATTTGGCACAGTTGGTGTAGTGACAGAAATGGCAGAGGATCCGTCTTTGGAAATAGTGGAGGTTACCCCGTACCGACTTGAGACAGTCTATAGTGACTTTCGCCATCCAGACAAAGTTTCTTTTAGCCAAAATCTAGAAGATGACTTGAAACGTCGAGACTTCACCATAAATGCTTTAGCCCTAGATGAGGGTTCGGACGGCAAGGCGAGTAGGATCGTTGACCTATATAACGGACAAAAGGACATTAGGGATCACATCATACGTTGTGTAGGGGATGGAAACGAAAGGTTTAGTGAAGACGCCCTAAGAATGCTTCGAGCAGTCCGTTTTTTGGCTGAATTAGGTTTCACGATTAACAAAGAGACCGCTGATGCCTTGATGTTAAACGTGAAACTTATTCAAAACATAGCTTTTGAGCGTATTCGAGATGAATTTAGCAAGATAATTATGTCTGATGAACCCATGATTGGCATCATAATGGCCCAAAAACTAGGTATTTTGAGATACATTGTTCCAGAACTTGAGGAATCTATAGGTGTAGAACAAAATCAGGCTCACGCTTTCGCTGTTTGGGAACATCTCTTGCGCAGCCTTCAACATGCATCGGACAAAAAGTGGCCTTTAGAGATACGTCTTGCAGCTTTGTTTCATGACATTGGCAAACCTAAAAGTCGCCGCAAGTCTCCTGAAACTGGAGAATGGACTTTTTACGGACATGAAGTCATAGGGGAAAAAATGACTCGAAAAATCCTAGAGCGTTTAAAATATCCAAAGAAAGTTGTTGACCAAGTAACAACCCTAGTCCGTTGGCACATGTTCTTTTCTGATACGGAAAAAATAACCCATACCGCTGTCCGTCGAATGATCCGAAACGTTGGGCAAGAAAATATTTGGAATCTTATGAACTTACGCATCTGCGACAGAATAGGGACGGGGAGACCGAAGGAAAATCCTTACCGATTTAGAAAATATAAAGCCATGATTGACGAGGTTATGAGAGACCCTGTATCTGTGGGCATGCTAAAAATTGATGGAAAAAGAATCATGGAGGTGGCTAAAATAAACCCAGGCCCTAAAGTGGGATACATATTAAACGCTTTATTGGAAGAAGTGCTCGAAAAACCAGCCCTAAATACCTCCGAATATCTAGAAAATATGGCTAAAAAGCTGGCTATTTTGGATGATACTGAGCTAAAAAAACTCTCCGAAAAGGGCAAAGAAAAGAAAGAAGAAATAGAAGAAATAGAACTCAAAAAGATACACCAGAAACATCACATTGAATAG
- a CDS encoding tyrosine-type recombinase/integrase, with translation MSHNKSNPKLEIFDLKRRFLEHLEIEKGRSLKTIENYDRYLTRFLEYTKLSSPAEITEEVVRQYRLWLNRTETLKKRTQNYYLIALRSFLRYLIRREIKTLPPDRIELAKIPERSIDTVTHVELERLLSAPDGSDVKNLRDRAILELFFSTGLRVSELCSLSRDLDLTRDEFSIRGKGEKVRVVFISETARQAIKAYLSKRTDMDGALFVHLAGKGKSDEKKSEKSEKVQSLDHESDRRLTPRSIERLVKYYATKAGISKKVTPHGLRHSFATDLLSNGADLRSVQMLLGHANITTTQIYTHVTDSHLRDIHRNFHNKKPENKG, from the coding sequence ATGTCGCACAATAAATCCAACCCAAAGTTAGAGATTTTTGACCTGAAAAGGCGCTTTTTGGAACATTTGGAGATAGAAAAGGGTCGCAGTCTCAAGACGATTGAAAATTATGACCGTTATCTGACTCGTTTTTTGGAATATACAAAACTTTCTTCCCCTGCTGAAATTACTGAAGAAGTGGTTCGGCAATACCGGCTTTGGCTCAACAGAACAGAAACTTTAAAGAAAAGAACCCAAAACTATTACCTTATTGCCCTGCGATCTTTTTTGAGATATTTAATCAGGCGGGAAATCAAAACTCTTCCTCCCGACCGTATTGAACTTGCTAAAATTCCTGAAAGATCAATTGACACGGTCACTCACGTAGAGCTTGAGAGGCTTTTATCTGCCCCAGACGGAAGTGACGTCAAAAATCTTAGGGATAGAGCCATTTTGGAGCTATTTTTTTCCACAGGCTTGCGTGTCTCAGAGCTGTGTTCTCTGTCGCGTGATCTAGACCTGACGCGGGATGAGTTTTCTATTAGAGGCAAGGGTGAAAAAGTTCGAGTAGTTTTTATCTCTGAAACAGCCCGCCAAGCCATCAAGGCCTACCTATCAAAGCGGACAGACATGGACGGTGCTTTATTTGTGCATCTGGCAGGTAAAGGGAAAAGCGATGAAAAAAAATCGGAAAAATCAGAAAAAGTTCAATCACTCGATCATGAATCAGACCGTCGTCTGACTCCCCGCTCGATCGAGCGTCTGGTAAAGTATTATGCGACTAAAGCTGGCATATCGAAAAAAGTGACACCTCACGGTTTGAGGCATAGTTTTGCTACGGACCTTCTTTCTAATGGGGCCGACTTGCGTTCTGTCCAGATGCTTCTAGGCCATGCCAACATTACCACCACTCAAATTTATACCCACGTCACAGATAGCCACTTGAGAGACATTCATAGGAATTTTCATAATAAAAAGCCTGAAAATAAGGGTTAA